A part of Paraliobacillus zengyii genomic DNA contains:
- a CDS encoding GNAT family N-acetyltransferase — protein sequence MEPIIQGNTVDSDYIREQIIAYNMEQLPDSVKTAKQSFCFKIEDPQTKKIIAGITATAFWYHLHIDFLWVDSNNRGKGYGRQLLKRIEETAKENQCRLLFLDSFSFQAPDFYKKQGYQMVGKIEDHPEGYSLHFLEKRLK from the coding sequence ATGGAACCAATTATACAAGGAAATACTGTAGATAGTGACTATATTCGCGAACAAATTATTGCTTATAATATGGAACAGTTGCCTGATAGCGTAAAAACTGCAAAACAAAGTTTCTGTTTTAAAATAGAAGATCCACAAACAAAGAAAATTATTGCCGGAATTACCGCAACAGCATTTTGGTATCATCTTCATATTGATTTTCTTTGGGTCGATAGTAATAATAGAGGTAAGGGATATGGCAGGCAATTACTAAAAAGAATAGAAGAGACGGCAAAAGAAAATCAATGCCGTTTACTGTTTTTAGATTCATTTAGTTTTCAAGCACCTGATTTTTATAAGAAACAAGGTTATCAAATGGTTGGTAAGATTGAAGATCATCCAGAGGGTTATTCGCTTCACTTTTTAGAAAAAAGGCTAAAATAG
- a CDS encoding amino acid ABC transporter ATP-binding protein, translating into MIESTAKQTQQGPIIECKKVNKWFGDLHVLKDVTLTANKGEVIVILGPSGSGKSTFIRTINGLEEIQKGKIHIDGINLSHDIKDIEAIRKETGMVFQQFNLFPHMTILKNITLAPIWVRKKPKAAAEKLAKELLERVGIPEQADKYPGQLSGGQQQRVAIARALAMQPEIMLFDEPTSALDPEMIKEVLDVMKELAHSGMTMLVVTHEMGFAREVADRIVLFDQGEIIESGSPEELFDNPKEDRTKLFLSQIL; encoded by the coding sequence ATGATCGAAAGTACGGCAAAACAAACACAACAGGGTCCTATAATAGAGTGTAAGAAAGTCAATAAATGGTTCGGTGATCTACATGTGTTAAAAGATGTTACGTTAACAGCAAATAAAGGAGAAGTTATCGTTATACTCGGTCCATCAGGTTCTGGGAAATCAACCTTTATTCGTACTATTAATGGATTAGAGGAAATACAAAAAGGGAAAATTCATATTGACGGTATTAACCTTTCACACGATATTAAAGATATTGAAGCAATTCGAAAAGAAACAGGGATGGTTTTTCAACAATTCAATCTCTTCCCACATATGACCATTTTAAAGAACATCACACTAGCACCAATCTGGGTTCGGAAAAAGCCAAAAGCAGCAGCAGAAAAACTTGCAAAAGAATTATTAGAACGTGTAGGAATTCCTGAACAAGCAGATAAGTATCCAGGTCAACTTTCAGGTGGACAACAACAACGTGTCGCGATTGCAAGGGCATTAGCAATGCAACCAGAAATTATGTTGTTTGACGAACCTACTTCCGCACTAGATCCAGAAATGATAAAAGAGGTTTTAGATGTTATGAAAGAATTAGCACATTCAGGTATGACTATGTTGGTCGTAACGCATGAAATGGGATTTGCTAGAGAAGTTGCCGACCGGATTGTCCTTTTCGACCAAGGTGAAATTATTGAATCTGGTTCCCCTGAAGAACTATTTGATAACCCTAAGGAAGATCGAACAAAGTTATTTTTATCCCAAATACTATAA
- a CDS encoding lactonase family protein, with product MGKNLIGYIGSYTKKTSEGVYQFTLDLEKEMITDVTPAAKLDNPTYLTTTKDNKFLYAVSKEGEEGGVTAFSINEKTGELTKLNSLASAGSPPCHVSVSNDNANVVTANYHTKKVESYLTAADGSLQSLADVAEHEGSGPHDRQEKPHMHFAGFTPDEKYVIAIDLGSDNVITYAVDKGKLTKVQTFEPKPGSGPRHIVFHPDGKHAYIMTELTSEVIALEYDAKDGHFTEMQAIKAIPSTHTDVNDGSGIHITKDGKFVYVANRGHNSIAVFAIDQATKELAFVEWTSTEGDWPRDFVLDPTEKFLVAANQNSGTLTLFRRDEQTGKLALLQKDVKAPEAVCVKFLEA from the coding sequence ATGGGGAAAAATTTAATAGGCTATATAGGATCTTACACAAAGAAAACTAGTGAAGGGGTTTATCAATTCACATTAGATTTGGAAAAAGAAATGATCACGGATGTAACACCTGCAGCTAAGCTAGATAACCCAACTTACCTTACGACTACAAAAGATAACAAATTTCTGTATGCGGTATCAAAAGAAGGGGAAGAAGGTGGTGTAACAGCATTTTCTATAAATGAAAAAACAGGAGAATTAACAAAATTAAATAGTCTTGCTTCTGCTGGTTCACCACCTTGTCATGTTAGTGTTTCAAATGATAATGCAAATGTTGTAACAGCAAATTATCACACGAAAAAGGTAGAATCTTATTTAACTGCTGCAGATGGTTCTCTGCAATCACTTGCCGACGTTGCAGAGCATGAAGGAAGCGGACCACATGATCGCCAAGAAAAACCACATATGCACTTTGCTGGTTTCACACCAGATGAAAAATATGTTATCGCAATTGATTTAGGTAGTGACAATGTAATCACTTATGCTGTAGACAAAGGTAAATTAACAAAAGTTCAAACTTTTGAACCAAAACCAGGAAGTGGTCCTCGTCATATTGTCTTCCACCCAGATGGTAAGCATGCATATATTATGACGGAATTAACTTCAGAAGTTATTGCATTAGAATATGACGCAAAAGATGGCCATTTCACGGAGATGCAAGCAATTAAAGCTATTCCATCTACTCACACTGATGTAAACGATGGAAGCGGTATTCATATAACAAAGGATGGTAAGTTTGTTTATGTTGCAAATCGTGGTCATAACAGCATTGCTGTGTTCGCAATAGATCAAGCAACAAAAGAACTAGCATTTGTTGAATGGACATCAACTGAGGGCGATTGGCCAAGAGATTTTGTATTAGATCCTACTGAAAAGTTCTTAGTTGCAGCTAACCAAAATTCTGGAACATTAACACTTTTTAGAAGAGATGAACAAACAGGTAAGCTAGCCTTATTACAAAAGGATGTTAAAGCGCCTGAGGCAGTTTGTGTAAAATTTTTAGAAGCATAA
- a CDS encoding amino acid ABC transporter permease, whose protein sequence is MDMNINTNQATSSIKPPKNSPGLLTWLKRNMFNSWWNVLLSFISIYLLYQIISGTANWVFITAEWGVISNNYRLFMVGQYEPSELWRVWTGLGFISLLFGMSAGIWKGTPRILSGVLIFIFLVHIFVPFTSGQSKLWLLSIIAVIIAGYIIAPYLPKKKLIVIIGFCLAFPLIIFLLNGFGILPAVKSNVWGGLLFTVLLSAVAIIFSFPIGILLALGRTSKLPVIKYFCIGYIEVIRGIPLITVLFMAQILIPIFLPEGFEITNIIRVMIGCTLFTAAYMAENVRGGLQSIPNGQYEASKAIGLNSVHSMTFIIMPQALRAVIPAIVGQSISMFKDTSLVAIVGLFDILGIAQTVKSNPDYLGRHMEVYLFIALVYWVIAYAMAYSSRRLERSLGVGER, encoded by the coding sequence ATGGATATGAATATAAATACAAACCAAGCAACAAGTTCAATTAAACCACCGAAAAATTCACCAGGCCTATTAACATGGCTAAAAAGAAATATGTTTAATAGTTGGTGGAATGTTTTATTATCTTTTATTTCCATTTACTTGCTTTATCAGATTATTTCGGGTACTGCAAATTGGGTTTTTATCACTGCCGAATGGGGTGTAATTAGTAATAACTACCGTTTGTTTATGGTTGGCCAGTACGAACCATCAGAACTATGGCGTGTTTGGACTGGATTAGGATTCATCTCGCTTTTGTTCGGGATGTCAGCTGGAATTTGGAAAGGCACACCCCGTATACTTTCTGGTGTACTGATCTTTATCTTTCTTGTTCATATTTTCGTACCGTTTACGTCAGGACAAAGTAAACTATGGTTACTATCCATTATTGCAGTGATTATTGCTGGCTATATTATTGCGCCATATTTACCAAAGAAAAAATTGATTGTGATAATTGGGTTTTGTTTGGCCTTTCCACTAATCATCTTTTTGCTAAATGGATTTGGAATTTTGCCTGCAGTGAAATCAAATGTATGGGGTGGTTTACTCTTTACAGTATTACTATCAGCTGTAGCAATAATCTTTTCTTTTCCAATCGGAATTTTACTTGCGTTAGGACGCACAAGTAAGTTGCCAGTAATTAAATACTTTTGTATTGGTTATATAGAAGTTATTCGCGGCATTCCTCTAATTACTGTATTGTTCATGGCACAAATATTAATTCCAATATTCTTACCAGAAGGGTTTGAAATAACCAATATCATTCGCGTTATGATTGGCTGTACGCTATTTACAGCTGCTTATATGGCTGAGAATGTACGTGGAGGACTTCAGTCTATTCCAAATGGACAATACGAAGCCTCAAAAGCAATTGGTTTAAATTCGGTACATTCTATGACATTTATCATTATGCCACAAGCATTACGTGCTGTTATCCCTGCAATCGTAGGACAAAGTATTTCCATGTTTAAAGATACATCTCTTGTCGCAATTGTTGGGTTATTCGATATTTTAGGCATTGCCCAAACTGTTAAATCTAATCCTGATTATCTAGGACGTCATATGGAAGTTTATCTATTCATTGCGCTTGTTTATTGGGTAATCGCTTATGCAATGGCTTATTCTAGTCGTCGTTTGGAACGATCTTTAGGTGTTGGTGAAAGATAA